One window of Corynebacterium doosanense CAU 212 = DSM 45436 genomic DNA carries:
- a CDS encoding TM2 domain-containing protein: MTNPFDAAQTPDSNLEPTSGSSPYGAQQSYQYQQPQQFQSTPNVPAQYNYAQGTGYNPNQVAGTAPKSKVIAALLAWFLGTIGVHNFYLGNNGRGGLQLGLTVLGWATSWIFGLGLILVAAVGIWAFVEFIMILIGSGKFTTDSRGVPLD, from the coding sequence ATGACCAACCCCTTTGACGCCGCCCAGACCCCGGATTCGAACCTCGAACCGACCTCGGGCAGCTCACCCTACGGCGCGCAGCAGTCGTACCAGTACCAGCAGCCGCAGCAGTTCCAGTCCACGCCGAACGTGCCGGCGCAGTACAACTACGCTCAGGGCACGGGCTACAACCCGAACCAGGTGGCCGGTACCGCACCGAAGTCCAAGGTCATCGCTGCTCTGCTGGCATGGTTCCTGGGAACGATCGGCGTGCACAACTTCTACCTGGGCAACAACGGCCGCGGTGGGCTTCAGCTGGGCCTCACCGTTCTCGGCTGGGCGACGTCCTGGATCTTCGGCCTCGGGCTGATTCTTGTCGCCGCCGTCGGCATCTGGGCCTTCGTGGAGTTCATCATGATTCTCATCGGCAGCGGAAAGTTCACCACTGATTCCCGCGGTGTGCCGCTGGACTAG
- a CDS encoding LysE family translocator: MTPAALGALVLLNLVGAASPGPDVILITRQATRSRRHALATILGIHVGVLMWVSITVLGATALLTAFPQMIDVVQIVGGAWLVWMGQNMVRGGLRDRSNPPADMAESVSRLGTLGQSFRKGLATNLANPKIVLFLAALIAPALPADPSPLTAVVVILALSASSLVLFSAMAMLVSTNTVRTRLLRAGWLIDVLAGAFFILAGCVLVGRGVLGLVG, translated from the coding sequence GTGACCCCGGCCGCACTCGGAGCGCTCGTACTTCTCAACCTTGTGGGGGCCGCCTCGCCCGGCCCCGACGTCATCCTCATCACCCGCCAGGCCACCCGGTCGCGCCGCCACGCCCTGGCGACGATCCTGGGCATCCATGTCGGCGTGCTCATGTGGGTGAGCATCACCGTACTCGGAGCGACGGCCCTGCTCACGGCCTTCCCGCAGATGATCGACGTGGTCCAGATCGTCGGCGGCGCCTGGCTGGTCTGGATGGGCCAGAACATGGTGCGCGGCGGGCTGCGCGACCGCAGCAACCCGCCCGCCGACATGGCGGAATCCGTGTCCCGACTAGGGACACTCGGTCAGTCGTTCCGCAAGGGACTGGCCACCAACCTGGCGAACCCGAAAATCGTGCTCTTCCTCGCCGCCCTGATCGCGCCCGCGCTGCCCGCGGACCCGTCGCCGCTCACGGCGGTGGTGGTGATCCTCGCCCTGTCCGCCAGTTCACTCGTGCTCTTCAGCGCCATGGCGATGCTCGTGTCCACCAACACCGTCCGGACCAGGCTTCTTCGCGCCGGCTGGCTTATCGACGTCCTGGCCGGCGCCTTCTTCATCCTCGCCGGATGCGTCCTCGTGGGCCGCGGCGTGCTGGGGCTGGTGGGGTAG
- a CDS encoding ankyrin repeat domain-containing protein translates to MSDTTQEPLPDDVQELVIRLFEMARSGNVDLVEYIRQGVDANLRNMEGNTFLMLAAYSGHANLVKGLIEVGADPDALNERGQSPLAGAIFKKEDEVVDVLIDAGADPRAGHPTAVDSARMFGREDLLGRLGEAE, encoded by the coding sequence ATGTCTGACACCACCCAGGAACCCCTGCCCGACGACGTCCAGGAACTGGTCATCCGCCTGTTCGAGATGGCCCGCAGCGGCAACGTCGACCTGGTGGAGTACATCCGCCAGGGCGTGGACGCGAACCTGCGGAACATGGAGGGCAACACCTTCCTCATGCTCGCCGCTTATTCCGGCCACGCCAATCTGGTCAAGGGCCTCATCGAGGTGGGCGCCGACCCCGACGCACTCAACGAGCGGGGGCAGTCGCCGCTGGCCGGGGCGATCTTCAAGAAGGAGGACGAGGTCGTCGACGTGCTCATCGACGCCGGTGCCGACCCCCGCGCCGGCCACCCCACCGCCGTGGACAGCGCCCGCATGTTCGGACGAGAGGACCTGCTCGGCCGCCTCGGTGAAGCGGAGTGA
- the rpsT gene encoding 30S ribosomal protein S20, whose protein sequence is MANIKQQKKRVLTNEKARQRNQAVRSAVRTEIRKFRAAVEAGDKEKAAEQLRVASRSLDKSVSKGVLHRNNAANKKSNMASALNKMGKEEA, encoded by the coding sequence ATGGCAAACATCAAGCAGCAGAAGAAGCGCGTTCTCACCAACGAGAAGGCCCGTCAGCGCAACCAGGCAGTCCGCTCCGCGGTCCGCACCGAGATCCGCAAGTTCCGTGCCGCCGTTGAAGCTGGCGACAAGGAAAAGGCTGCCGAGCAGCTGCGCGTCGCGTCCCGTTCGCTGGACAAGTCCGTTTCCAAGGGCGTGCTCCACCGCAACAACGCGGCCAACAAGAAGTCCAACATGGCTTCCGCGCTCAACAAGATGGGTAAGGAAGAGGCCTAA